The Paraburkholderia sp. D15 genome has a segment encoding these proteins:
- a CDS encoding MarR family transcriptional regulator, with product MPKSVPTSRAPRVRPATAERASPSTAQPLPAERPDHDLDHSVGYLLNRAASIIAARFSDDLKAHNINLQTWRVLAALRHEDHQTLSDLASHTGSELSYLSRAVSALETKGYIQRSESPSDRRNIHLSITAAGAAIVAELAPRAWQIERMSMKGVTPSELAITLKTLRAVYSNLVDSCEDASVANRKLTVARRARRREARDEASE from the coding sequence ATGCCCAAATCCGTGCCCACCTCGCGCGCCCCGCGAGTCCGTCCCGCAACCGCCGAACGTGCGTCGCCTTCAACGGCTCAGCCATTGCCGGCCGAGCGGCCCGATCACGATCTGGACCACTCCGTCGGCTATCTGCTCAACCGTGCGGCCAGCATCATCGCCGCGCGTTTCAGCGACGACCTCAAGGCGCACAACATCAATCTGCAAACCTGGCGCGTGCTCGCCGCACTGCGTCACGAAGATCATCAGACGCTGTCGGACCTCGCGAGCCATACGGGTTCCGAACTGTCCTATCTGTCGCGCGCGGTCAGTGCACTGGAAACCAAGGGCTACATTCAGCGCAGCGAGTCGCCCTCGGACCGCCGCAACATTCATCTGTCCATTACCGCAGCCGGCGCGGCGATCGTCGCGGAACTCGCGCCGCGCGCCTGGCAGATCGAACGCATGTCCATGAAGGGCGTCACGCCCAGCGAACTCGCGATCACCCTCAAGACGCTGCGAGCGGTCTATTCGAACCTCGTCGATAGCTGCGAAGACGCCTCCGTCGCCAATCGCAAGCTGACTGTCGCGCGCCGCGCGCGCCGCCGCGAGGCGCGCGACGAAGCGTCGGAGTAA
- a CDS encoding porin produces MKRALFSGLVMATLSSATYAQSVTLYGVIDTGVEFVNHVGAKGDTLVRMPANSGLIPSRWGLRGVENLGGGLQALFVLEDGFNTRGGDISQGGRLFGRQSWVGLSGGWGTLSFGRQYTMTAFALAETEISGPAVYSLGSFDNYLPNTRADNSIAYKGKFGPVTIGAMYSFGRDSAGTGNSPGQGTCAGQVAGDFSQCRNISALLRYDGTNFGAAASYEEQRGGQNAAFNFFDGFAPAPLGRNGKDIRTLVNAYARLGGVKFDAGWLGRRVEPGEGGPASVRSDLYFAGATYLITPAFEVDGEGFRMVNHQHDTRASMAMLRGAYFLSKRTVAYVQAAYLMNSTRAAYNVSAGGPGATPGVGMNQTGAMAGLQHSF; encoded by the coding sequence ATGAAACGTGCGCTTTTTTCCGGGCTGGTTATGGCAACGCTTAGTTCTGCGACATATGCGCAGAGCGTCACGCTTTACGGCGTGATCGACACGGGCGTCGAATTCGTCAATCACGTCGGCGCGAAAGGCGACACGCTCGTACGCATGCCGGCGAATAGCGGCCTCATTCCTTCACGCTGGGGCTTGCGCGGTGTCGAGAATCTCGGCGGCGGCTTGCAGGCTTTGTTCGTGCTGGAGGACGGTTTCAATACGCGTGGCGGCGACATCAGCCAGGGCGGGCGTCTGTTCGGCCGTCAGTCGTGGGTCGGGTTGTCCGGCGGCTGGGGCACGCTTTCGTTCGGCCGCCAGTACACGATGACTGCATTTGCGCTCGCCGAAACCGAGATTTCCGGGCCTGCCGTGTATAGCCTCGGTTCGTTCGACAACTACTTGCCCAACACACGTGCCGACAACAGCATCGCATACAAGGGCAAGTTCGGCCCCGTGACGATCGGCGCGATGTATTCATTCGGACGCGATTCGGCGGGCACCGGCAATTCACCGGGGCAGGGCACGTGCGCGGGCCAGGTCGCAGGCGACTTCTCACAGTGCAGGAATATTTCCGCGTTGTTGCGTTACGACGGCACGAATTTCGGTGCGGCGGCTTCTTATGAGGAACAGCGCGGCGGCCAGAATGCGGCCTTCAATTTTTTCGACGGATTCGCGCCCGCGCCGCTCGGCCGCAACGGCAAGGACATCCGCACGCTGGTCAACGCTTATGCAAGGCTCGGCGGCGTGAAGTTCGACGCCGGCTGGCTCGGACGACGCGTGGAACCCGGCGAAGGCGGCCCGGCGTCCGTGCGCTCGGACCTGTATTTCGCGGGCGCGACGTACCTGATCACGCCGGCGTTCGAGGTGGACGGCGAAGGCTTTCGCATGGTCAACCACCAGCACGACACGCGCGCAAGCATGGCGATGCTGCGCGGTGCCTACTTTCTCTCCAAGCGCACGGTCGCTTATGTGCAAGCCGCCTACCTGATGAACAGCACGCGTGCGGCCTACAACGTCAGCGCAGGCGGACCAGGCGCTACGCCCGGTGTGGGGATGAACCAGACCGGCGCGATGGCGGGCTTGCAGCACAGCTTTTAA
- a CDS encoding aldehyde dehydrogenase family protein, with amino-acid sequence MLPTREARHWVAGTWLADGPRRESINPATGDVIGHFHDAPEETMQAAIDAAEQAFLRSPWRSDAHLRAAALSHLADAFEARLDEVIDTLCLENGKIRPEATFEASLIPRALRFAVGLSMHNFGRVLESRPGQQAMSIREPVGVAGLIVPWNSPAYLCIRALAPSLAAGCSAVIKMPHQAAQMAALLGRIIETVGEIPPGVINIVIESGAHGARRLVDSRQVPAISFTGSTSTGRAIARAAADRLKRVGLELGGKTPHLIFDDADLHAALPVLEKSCTVFAGQFCMTGSRILVHRDLAHALKEGLAARLREVRAGPARDASSQMGPLIDKAAVKRVDMAVEAAIAAGARVIVRGGPSADPALAGGAFYLPTLLEIDDPALPIAREETFGPVQTVQVFDTEDEAIAMANDSEYGLSACVWSRDVDRPIRVARRLHAGLISINSWANLAVEFEEGGFKASGTGRLGGLASVEDFLEYKQITQDFVPRAH; translated from the coding sequence ATGCTGCCAACACGTGAAGCAAGGCATTGGGTCGCGGGCACGTGGCTCGCCGACGGTCCACGCCGCGAAAGTATTAATCCGGCGACAGGCGACGTGATCGGCCACTTTCACGATGCGCCGGAAGAGACCATGCAGGCCGCGATCGACGCCGCCGAACAGGCTTTCCTGCGCAGTCCGTGGCGCAGCGACGCGCATCTGCGTGCCGCCGCATTGAGCCATCTCGCGGACGCCTTCGAGGCACGCCTCGACGAAGTGATCGACACGCTGTGCCTGGAGAACGGCAAGATTCGTCCGGAAGCGACTTTCGAGGCGTCGCTGATTCCGCGCGCGTTGCGCTTTGCCGTCGGCCTCTCGATGCACAACTTCGGCCGCGTGCTCGAAAGCCGGCCTGGTCAGCAGGCGATGTCGATCCGCGAGCCGGTCGGCGTTGCCGGGTTGATCGTTCCCTGGAATTCGCCGGCGTATCTGTGCATTCGCGCGCTCGCGCCGTCGCTTGCCGCGGGTTGCAGCGCCGTCATCAAAATGCCGCACCAGGCCGCGCAGATGGCGGCGCTGCTCGGCCGCATCATCGAAACCGTCGGCGAGATTCCGCCGGGCGTGATCAACATCGTGATCGAGTCCGGCGCGCACGGCGCGCGGCGGCTCGTCGACTCGCGCCAGGTGCCGGCCATCAGCTTCACCGGCAGCACCTCGACGGGGCGGGCCATTGCGCGCGCCGCAGCGGATCGCCTCAAGCGTGTCGGGCTCGAGCTCGGCGGCAAGACACCGCATCTGATTTTCGACGACGCCGATCTGCATGCCGCGCTACCCGTGCTCGAAAAATCGTGCACTGTGTTCGCGGGGCAATTCTGCATGACAGGTAGCCGTATTCTCGTTCACCGCGATCTCGCGCATGCGCTCAAGGAAGGGCTTGCCGCGCGCCTGCGCGAAGTGCGCGCGGGTCCGGCGCGCGATGCGTCGAGCCAGATGGGTCCGCTGATCGACAAGGCGGCGGTTAAGCGCGTCGACATGGCCGTCGAGGCGGCGATCGCCGCGGGCGCGCGCGTCATTGTGCGCGGCGGTCCATCGGCCGATCCGGCGCTCGCGGGCGGCGCTTTCTATCTGCCGACGCTGCTCGAAATCGATGACCCGGCGTTGCCGATTGCGCGCGAAGAGACTTTCGGACCGGTGCAGACGGTGCAGGTCTTCGACACCGAGGACGAAGCCATCGCCATGGCGAACGACAGCGAATACGGCCTGAGCGCATGCGTGTGGAGCCGCGACGTCGATCGTCCGATACGTGTTGCGCGGCGTCTGCATGCGGGCCTGATCTCCATCAATAGCTGGGCGAATCTGGCTGTCGAATTCGAAGAGGGTGGTTTCAAGGCGAGCGGCACCGGGCGTTTGGGCGGCCTCGCGTCGGTGGAAGATTTTCTTGAGTACAAGCAGATCACGCAGGACTTCGTGCCGCGCGCGCATTGA
- a CDS encoding MFS transporter, with protein MFANRWWIVFGSVLGLIVGNVTVLQFSASVLMKPIMAEFGWNRGMVSAAVMLGSICAALATPIAGKLMDRHGIKRITLAAITLFALAIASMSLAPAVPVVFLAMFSLVGLFSAGQAPLPYAKAIAASFDRRRGLAMGLAMTGVGLGAAFVPRLTQVYLERFGWRDAYVAVGLTVFAVAFFAVALFIGDAGGVGATRRTAQTSARASMLPGVDAREALRSPQFWKLAVVFLCIPIVANGTITHLVPLLTDRGIAADRAVMAFSGIGASLIVGRLLCGFLLDRFFGPHVAIAFVVLPAIGVLTLLASNDAALTTLGAVLVGLGLGAEVDLIAYLQSRYFGLRAFGQIYGYLFAVFTVGSGLGPFVMGAAYDATGSYRPALTAFLVLLACASLLLLRMPRRYPFPVMADRNERVEEDPSPASIA; from the coding sequence ATGTTTGCAAATCGATGGTGGATCGTATTCGGCTCGGTCCTCGGGCTGATCGTCGGTAACGTCACCGTCCTGCAGTTCTCGGCTTCGGTGTTGATGAAGCCCATCATGGCGGAATTCGGCTGGAATCGCGGCATGGTGTCGGCCGCGGTCATGCTCGGCTCGATCTGCGCCGCGCTCGCCACGCCCATCGCCGGCAAGCTGATGGACCGTCACGGCATCAAGCGGATCACGCTCGCGGCGATCACGCTGTTCGCGCTCGCCATCGCGTCGATGTCGCTCGCGCCGGCCGTGCCCGTTGTGTTTCTCGCGATGTTCTCTCTCGTTGGTCTGTTCAGCGCGGGACAGGCGCCGCTTCCGTATGCGAAGGCGATTGCCGCGTCGTTCGACCGGCGGCGCGGGCTCGCGATGGGCCTCGCCATGACCGGTGTCGGACTGGGCGCGGCGTTCGTGCCGCGTCTCACGCAGGTGTACCTCGAAAGATTCGGCTGGCGCGATGCGTATGTGGCGGTGGGGTTGACGGTGTTTGCCGTTGCATTCTTCGCCGTCGCGCTGTTTATCGGCGACGCGGGCGGTGTCGGCGCCACACGACGCACCGCACAGACGTCGGCGCGAGCGAGCATGCTGCCTGGCGTGGATGCACGCGAGGCTTTGCGCAGTCCGCAGTTCTGGAAACTCGCGGTGGTTTTCCTGTGCATACCGATCGTTGCCAACGGAACCATCACTCACCTCGTGCCGCTATTGACCGATCGCGGCATCGCAGCCGACCGGGCAGTGATGGCGTTCTCGGGCATCGGCGCGTCGCTGATCGTGGGGCGTCTGCTGTGCGGCTTTTTGCTCGACCGGTTCTTCGGTCCTCACGTTGCGATCGCGTTCGTCGTGTTGCCGGCAATCGGCGTCCTCACGCTGCTCGCCAGCAACGACGCCGCGCTCACCACGCTGGGCGCCGTGCTGGTCGGTCTGGGGCTGGGCGCCGAAGTGGACCTGATCGCCTATCTGCAAAGCCGCTACTTCGGGTTGCGCGCGTTCGGCCAGATCTACGGCTACCTGTTCGCGGTGTTTACCGTCGGCAGCGGACTGGGGCCGTTCGTGATGGGCGCGGCCTACGACGCGACCGGCTCTTATCGTCCCGCCTTGACCGCGTTCCTCGTTCTGCTCGCATGCGCCTCATTGCTGCTGCTGCGCATGCCGCGCCGCTATCCGTTTCCCGTCATGGCTGATCGCAACGAGCGGGTCGAGGAAGACCCGTCGCCGGCCAGCATTGCTTAA
- a CDS encoding fumarylacetoacetate hydrolase family protein produces the protein MKLVTYRHNGKTSIGKVEADRIIDLPRNDPALPDTMLALLQGGQDTMARARAVRGDYSVPLSEVQLLAPLPNPSKFLAIGMNYRKHVEEAARVGVQTPPTQVWFNKQVSCINGPFGDVHLPAVSDKLDYEVELCAVIGQRCRRVSREDAASVVAGYMVCNDVSVRDWQLATQTMTVGKSFDTCGPTGPWIVTPDELGDPHALRLRMWVNGELRQDDETGSMIHDIYAQIEHLSTAFTLEPGDLLATGTPSGVGVAMSPATYLRAGDVMRAEIDGIGAIENRVVAEPV, from the coding sequence ATGAAACTAGTCACATACCGCCACAACGGCAAGACCTCGATCGGCAAGGTGGAAGCCGACCGGATCATCGACCTGCCGCGCAACGATCCGGCGCTGCCCGATACCATGCTTGCGCTGCTGCAAGGCGGACAGGACACGATGGCGCGCGCTCGCGCCGTGCGTGGCGACTACTCGGTGCCGCTTTCGGAAGTGCAGTTGCTCGCGCCGTTGCCTAATCCGTCGAAGTTCCTCGCCATCGGCATGAACTATCGCAAGCACGTGGAGGAGGCGGCCAGAGTCGGCGTGCAGACGCCGCCGACGCAGGTCTGGTTCAACAAGCAGGTGTCGTGCATCAACGGCCCGTTTGGCGACGTGCATCTGCCGGCCGTCTCCGACAAGCTCGACTACGAAGTCGAGTTGTGCGCGGTGATCGGTCAGCGCTGCCGCCGTGTAAGCCGTGAGGATGCCGCTTCGGTGGTAGCCGGCTACATGGTCTGCAACGACGTGTCGGTGCGCGACTGGCAACTCGCCACGCAGACCATGACGGTCGGCAAGTCCTTCGACACCTGCGGTCCGACGGGACCGTGGATCGTCACACCCGACGAGCTCGGCGATCCCCACGCGCTGCGTCTGCGCATGTGGGTGAACGGCGAATTGCGCCAGGACGACGAGACCGGTTCGATGATCCACGACATCTACGCGCAGATCGAACATCTCTCCACGGCGTTCACGCTCGAACCCGGCGATCTGCTCGCGACGGGCACGCCGTCAGGCGTGGGCGTCGCGATGAGCCCGGCGACCTATCTGCGCGCGGGCGATGTGATGCGCGCGGAGATCGACGGCATCGGCGCAATCGAAAACCGCGTGGTCGCCGAACCGGTCTGA
- a CDS encoding flavin reductase family protein has product MSTPTVDSRELRNAMGRFATGVCIVTTRTADGRKAALTVNSFCSVSLDPPLVAWYLNDRAPSLPVFRESGYFAVHILAAGQQHLASHFARPSEDKFASIGARLETGLGDVPVLGDTLARFECRTTSIEPYGDHVMILGHVERFSYGSESPLLFHAGRFIEHGTSA; this is encoded by the coding sequence ATGAGCACGCCGACTGTGGATAGCCGCGAATTGCGCAATGCGATGGGCCGTTTCGCCACTGGAGTCTGCATTGTCACGACGCGCACCGCCGATGGCCGTAAGGCCGCGCTGACGGTCAATTCGTTCTGCTCGGTTTCACTCGATCCGCCGCTGGTCGCGTGGTATCTGAACGACCGCGCGCCGAGCTTGCCGGTGTTTCGCGAGTCGGGCTATTTTGCGGTGCACATTCTCGCCGCCGGTCAGCAGCATCTGGCGAGTCATTTCGCGCGCCCCTCGGAAGACAAGTTCGCGTCCATCGGCGCACGCCTGGAAACCGGCCTCGGCGACGTGCCGGTGCTCGGCGACACACTCGCGCGCTTCGAATGCCGGACGACGTCCATCGAGCCCTACGGTGACCATGTGATGATTCTCGGCCACGTGGAGCGCTTTTCGTACGGCAGCGAGTCGCCGTTGCTGTTTCATGCGGGACGTTTCATCGAGCACGGCACGAGTGCATGA
- a CDS encoding amidohydrolase family protein, producing the protein MHQENNKQNMETGRAASPARRKLGMMMAGVLASKVVPGMAAQGASAAGTGTDTAAAHLPVQRIDVHHHFLPPVFRETMGEAAIGAPAPNRVAPQWRVEDSLAVMDRYGITTAVVSAPPLWMPDMTKTRTLTRACNEFSAQMVADHPGRFGTFAALPLPDVAAALKEIDHSFDVLKADGIGLMTNYGDRYLGHADFVPVFDELNRRKAVVYVHPTSCSCTRGLLPDQPDSLIEFPHDTTRAVASLLFSGTFGRCPDIRFIFSHAGGTVPFLATRMAILGSIDKGLAQHVPGGVMPILRRLYYDTAISANPISMAALLKLVTPANVLLGTDYPFVPEQGTKATLAGLREVGFSDTELRAVEGGNAARLLDRVAREGARITAA; encoded by the coding sequence ATGCATCAAGAGAACAATAAACAGAACATGGAGACGGGCCGCGCCGCGAGCCCGGCGCGTCGCAAGCTCGGGATGATGATGGCGGGCGTGCTCGCCAGCAAGGTCGTGCCGGGCATGGCGGCGCAAGGCGCAAGCGCGGCCGGAACGGGCACGGATACGGCGGCCGCGCATTTGCCGGTGCAGCGGATCGACGTGCATCATCATTTCTTGCCACCGGTATTTCGCGAAACGATGGGCGAAGCGGCCATCGGCGCACCCGCGCCGAATCGCGTCGCGCCGCAATGGCGTGTCGAGGACTCGCTCGCGGTCATGGACCGGTACGGCATCACGACCGCGGTGGTCTCGGCGCCGCCGCTGTGGATGCCCGACATGACGAAGACGCGCACGCTCACGCGCGCCTGCAATGAATTCTCGGCGCAGATGGTGGCCGATCATCCGGGCCGGTTCGGCACGTTTGCTGCGCTGCCGCTGCCGGACGTCGCCGCCGCGCTGAAGGAAATCGACCATTCGTTCGATGTCCTGAAGGCTGACGGTATCGGCCTGATGACGAATTACGGCGACCGCTATCTCGGCCACGCCGATTTCGTGCCCGTGTTCGACGAGCTCAATCGTCGCAAGGCCGTAGTGTATGTGCATCCAACTTCGTGCAGTTGCACTCGCGGCCTGTTGCCCGATCAGCCCGATTCGCTGATCGAGTTTCCGCACGACACCACGCGCGCGGTCGCGAGCCTGCTGTTTTCGGGCACGTTCGGGCGTTGCCCGGACATCCGCTTCATCTTCTCGCACGCGGGCGGCACCGTGCCGTTTCTCGCGACCCGCATGGCGATACTCGGTTCGATCGACAAGGGTCTCGCGCAGCACGTACCGGGCGGCGTGATGCCGATCCTGCGCCGCCTCTACTACGACACGGCCATTTCCGCGAATCCGATTTCGATGGCCGCGCTGCTCAAGCTGGTGACGCCTGCCAACGTGCTGCTGGGCACGGACTATCCCTTCGTTCCCGAGCAGGGCACGAAGGCGACGCTGGCGGGCCTGCGCGAGGTCGGTTTCAGCGACACGGAGTTGCGCGCGGTCGAAGGCGGCAATGCCGCTCGTCTGCTCGATCGCGTGGCTCGCGAAGGCGCGCGCATTACTGCGGCCTGA